CGGTCCGTAACTACAACAAAAGTGAAATTGCCGGTCAGTTTACGAAATACCTTTTGAGACAAGAAAACCATTGAATACGACTTGCCGGACCCTTGCGTGTGCCAGAAAACGCCGAGGCGGCCTTTGTTCTTATCCCTATTCTTCACTTCTTCAAAAGCCCGATTCACTCCGAAATACTGGAAGTAGCGGGCGATCGCTTTGATACGCTCTCCGCGGGAGTCATCAAAAAGAATAAAGTTCTCAATAATATCTAAAAGTCGCGACGGCTCGCATGTCCCCTTGATGACAGTCTCCAAACTTACTTTTCCGATTTCTTTCTCGTCTTTGATTTTTTTCCATTCGTTAAAATGCTCATACGCGCCGGTGAGGGTGCCGACTTTGCTTTCTATGCCGTTGGAAATGATGATAAAAGCGTTATACCAAAAGAGCTGGGGAATGGTGTCTTTGTAATCCCGGATGTTTTGCTGATAGGCATTGCGGAGATTTTTGTGCGATGCTTTGAGTTCAATAAGAACCAGAGGTAAGCCGTTTACAAAACCGATCAAATCCGGCCGGCGCTTGTGCAATTCGCCGGTAATCCAGAGCTGGGAAACCAGCATAAAGTGGTTTGCCTTCGGATTTTCAAAATCAATAACTTTTACCGTTTCGGTTTGCTGTTCACCTTTTTCATTTTCCGTCTCAACTTTTACGCCACCTTTAAGCAACTGCCACACTTCATGGTTAGCGTTAACCATGCTCATTGCCGAGCGATCTTTTATCATTTCATCAATCGCAAGGTTTAACGCTTCAGTAGACACATTGGGGTTGAGCTTCACCAAAGCGATTTTGAGATAATTCATCAGCACCACCTCTCCCGGATTCTCCCGTCCAAACTCCGCGTCCATTTCGCCAGAATACGCATTGGCAAAATTATCAACACCCCAAAGCTCGCCAAAAATCTTGACGGCGGTCTGCTCTATTAATTTGTCTTCAGAAAATTCGTTCATAATTTAAAATGGAATATCTTCAGGATCGACACTCACGACTTCTGTTTCCAAAAAAGCACCTTGCAGTTTTGACCATTCATCTTCTGCAAATCGTCCAGCATTTGAAAGAACGTACTTTTCATAAAATCTTTTCACGTCTGGATCTTTGGCTATCCAAGCAACCTGTGAGTTCATAAGTGCAGCTCTACCAATATTTTTTACCTGATCTTCAGAAAAGTTTATAAACTTAGATAATCTTTTTATAATTTCGTGGGTTGTGGAAAAATTTGGGCTTTCAAACAACTCTTGGATAAGCTTGTCTTTCTCTTCCTCCCATCTCAATTCAATATTGATTTTGTGCTCTTTGAAAAAGGACGTCAAAGAGCGATAAAAGAGAATTTTAGAACTTTTAACTTCTTCCCATTCTTTTACCAGAAATTCCCTCAACTCATTTTCGTTTAGCGGACTTTTATAATCTTTATCTTCACTGATAAGAACAAAATGATTGTCTGATGGAATAAATTTTAACAATGCTTCCCAATTGATTTCGTCCCCGTATAATCCATCCTTCTTCCCAGGCGGATTTCCAACGGCATATCTAGCTTTGGCTTCTTCTAAGACTTTATCAGAATCTATTTCAGTTCCTGCCTCGAATAGTTTTCTGACAATATTATCCGCTTCCAATGAATGTGAGATTATATCTTTCCAAAGTTTCTTGCTTAGAGCGGACTTCTTATCGGCCAACACTTTTTGCGCGTT
The nucleotide sequence above comes from Patescibacteria group bacterium. Encoded proteins:
- a CDS encoding DEAD/DEAH box helicase translates to MNEFSEDKLIEQTAVKIFGELWGVDNFANAYSGEMDAEFGRENPGEVVLMNYLKIALVKLNPNVSTEALNLAIDEMIKDRSAMSMVNANHEVWQLLKGGVKVETENEKGEQQTETVKVIDFENPKANHFMLVSQLWITGELHKRRPDLIGFVNGLPLVLIELKASHKNLRNAYQQNIRDYKDTIPQLFWYNAFIIISNGIESKVGTLTGAYEHFNEWKKIKDEKEIGKVSLETVIKGTCEPSRLLDIIENFILFDDSRGERIKAIARYFQYFGVNRAFEEVKNRDKNKGRLGVFWHTQGSGKSYSMVFLSQKVFRKLTGNFTFVVVTDR
- a CDS encoding DUF4935 domain-containing protein; translation: MTKKSQQLYIFIDSNIFLNFYDFHHEDLERLAQLVELVEGEEIKLFTTKQIKQEVDRNRETRLAEAYNKFRESKISVDMPVICQGYPEYTEVKNAQKVLADKKSALSKKLWKDIISHSLEADNIVRKLFEAGTEIDSDKVLEEAKARYAVGNPPGKKDGLYGDEINWEALLKFIPSDNHFVLISEDKDYKSPLNENELREFLVKEWEEVKSSKILFYRSLTSFFKEHKINIELRWEEEKDKLIQELFESPNFSTTHEIIKRLSKFINFSEDQVKNIGRAALMNSQVAWIAKDPDVKRFYEKYVLSNAGRFAEDEWSKLQGAFLETEVVSVDPEDIPF